The sequence CTCCGGGTCGCGTTGAGCATCGGTATCGTGGTGCCGCTGGCGTACGGCTTCTGGTACGTCGGGGGGTTCGGCGGGGCCGACGCGAAGGCGTTCATGGTTCTGGCCGTCCTGCTGCCAACGTTCCCCACGTACCAGATCGGCACGACCCTGTTCCCGCTCGTGACGACCGACGTGGGCATCTTCTCGCTCTCGGTGCTCACGAACACGGTGCTCGTGGCCCTGGGCTACCCCCTCGCGCTGGCGGTGCGAAACCTCCTGCGGGGCGAACTGTCCTGGGTGATGTTCCTGGGCCGGCCGGTCGCCGTCGACGCGTTGCCGACCCTCCACGGGAGCCTCCTCGAGACGCCGACGGGCCGCACCCGAAACGGCCTCGATCTCGACGCGCTCCGGATGTACCTCCGGTGGCGGGGCATCTCGCTCGCCGACCTCCGGGAGAACCCGTCGCTTCGCGATCCAGCGACCCTCCCCGACGAGCCGAACGACCCGACCGACGGGGCGGTCGTCACCGACGGGAGTGGTGACCCCTGGGGCGCGGCTGC is a genomic window of Halanaeroarchaeum sp. HSR-CO containing:
- a CDS encoding prepilin peptidase; amino-acid sequence: MSTLPDLLRLVAVPVIGWAAYRDLRTRRVPNALWGPLTLLGLLLLAWEGLQLAGSPFWRLWALRVALSIGIVVPLAYGFWYVGGFGGADAKAFMVLAVLLPTFPTYQIGTTLFPLVTTDVGIFSLSVLTNTVLVALGYPLALAVRNLLRGELSWVMFLGRPVAVDALPTLHGSLLETPTGRTRNGLDLDALRMYLRWRGISLADLRENPSLRDPATLPDEPNDPTDGAVVTDGSGDPWGAAAFLEDIDSSAYGTSPEKLRAGLDLLSEADEVWITPGIPFIVPTFVGLLVGLTVGDLLYVALAAVGLV